One region of Niallia sp. Man26 genomic DNA includes:
- a CDS encoding branched-chain amino acid ABC transporter permease has translation MKKSKSFWVFLVLSIIAYSVIQYLITYGIIDSLYSNMIILIAINIMLAVSLHLVIGITGQFSIGHAGFLAVGAYVSAIVTMKLQLPFPVAIIAGGVVAALAGLLVGIPTLRLRGDYLAIATLGFAEIIRIFFLNIDYVGGAAGMQVSHMTTWTSAFICLFITVLVIVNFTNSRHGRAAISIRENEIAADAMGINTTYYKVAAFAIGSLFAGVAGALQAHNFYIINPTNFGFLKSFDILIYVVLGGLGSLSGSVIAAVFLTIISTYLQDYPSTRMIIYSLVLVIVMLYRPKGLMGTLEITDLFKRKGGGSNGKQ, from the coding sequence ATGAAAAAATCAAAAAGTTTCTGGGTGTTTTTGGTGCTTTCCATTATTGCCTACAGTGTTATCCAATATTTAATAACTTATGGAATAATTGATTCTTTATACAGCAACATGATTATCTTGATTGCGATCAATATTATGCTGGCAGTCAGCTTGCATTTAGTTATTGGGATAACAGGCCAGTTTTCAATTGGACATGCAGGTTTCCTTGCTGTCGGTGCTTATGTATCTGCGATTGTAACGATGAAATTACAGCTTCCTTTTCCTGTCGCAATTATCGCAGGCGGTGTAGTCGCAGCTCTGGCTGGCTTATTGGTCGGAATCCCGACATTAAGACTAAGGGGAGACTATTTAGCAATTGCTACATTAGGCTTTGCAGAAATTATTCGTATCTTTTTCTTGAACATTGATTATGTTGGCGGAGCTGCAGGGATGCAGGTTTCCCATATGACCACTTGGACATCTGCATTCATCTGCTTGTTTATTACAGTGTTAGTTATTGTTAACTTTACGAACTCTCGGCATGGACGTGCAGCCATTTCTATTAGAGAAAATGAAATTGCTGCAGACGCAATGGGAATCAACACAACTTATTATAAAGTCGCAGCATTTGCAATTGGCTCCTTGTTTGCTGGGGTTGCAGGCGCACTGCAGGCACATAATTTCTATATTATTAACCCTACTAACTTCGGTTTCTTGAAGTCTTTTGACATCTTAATTTATGTTGTTTTAGGTGGATTGGGAAGCTTGTCTGGTTCTGTGATTGCAGCTGTTTTCTTGACCATCATCTCCACCTATCTGCAGGATTATCCATCAACACGGATGATTATCTACAGCTTAGTTCTCGTTATTGTTATGCTATATCGTCCTAAAGGTTTAATGGGCACATTGGAGATCACTGATTTATTTAAGCGGAAAGGAGGCGGTTCGAATGGCAAACAATGA
- a CDS encoding branched-chain amino acid ABC transporter permease gives MEWIQQLVNGISLGSIYALIALGYTMVYGIIKLINFAHGDVFMVGAFIGFYSITGWGLGFFPALIVSMVACAIFGVIIERIAYKRLRNATRIAALITAIGVSLLIEYVFIYFRGAGLVAYPNVLPTKTFEIFGAQISSKSLLILGTSVTLMLILQFIVHKTKTGKAMRAVSHDMDAARLMGINVDRTISATFAIGSALAGAAGVIFGAYYTKIEPLMGVIPGLKAFVAAVLGGIGIIPGAMVGGLILGLVETIVSALGFSLWRDAAAFIILILILIFRPAGILGKNTKEKV, from the coding sequence ATGGAATGGATACAGCAGCTTGTCAACGGCATCTCCCTTGGCAGCATTTACGCACTTATCGCATTAGGTTATACAATGGTTTACGGAATTATTAAACTTATCAACTTTGCCCACGGGGATGTCTTTATGGTCGGCGCCTTTATAGGCTTTTATTCCATTACAGGCTGGGGATTGGGGTTCTTCCCTGCATTGATTGTTTCCATGGTAGCATGTGCTATTTTTGGTGTAATTATTGAAAGAATTGCTTATAAAAGACTGCGAAATGCTACTAGGATAGCGGCCCTTATTACTGCTATCGGGGTTTCGTTATTAATTGAATATGTATTTATTTACTTTAGAGGAGCAGGCTTAGTTGCCTACCCGAATGTACTGCCAACAAAAACATTTGAAATTTTCGGTGCGCAAATCAGCAGCAAGTCGCTATTAATTCTAGGAACTTCTGTAACGTTGATGCTTATTCTGCAATTCATTGTCCATAAGACGAAAACAGGAAAAGCAATGCGCGCAGTTTCTCATGACATGGATGCTGCGAGGTTAATGGGGATTAATGTAGATAGAACAATCTCAGCTACATTTGCTATCGGATCGGCTCTCGCTGGGGCTGCAGGTGTTATTTTCGGTGCTTATTATACAAAAATCGAGCCATTAATGGGTGTAATTCCAGGGTTGAAGGCTTTCGTTGCTGCCGTACTTGGGGGTATTGGCATTATTCCTGGAGCAATGGTGGGCGGACTTATTTTAGGTCTTGTTGAGACAATAGTAAGTGCACTCGGCTTCTCACTTTGGAGAGATGCTGCTGCATTCATCATCTTAATTCTGATACTTATCTTTAGACCAGCTGGTATTTTAGGTAAGAATACGAAAGAGAAAGTGTAG